In Agromyces archimandritae, one genomic interval encodes:
- a CDS encoding ThuA domain-containing protein yields MRAVILSGAGRTADPWHPYPETSAALADIVRAAGFEPEIADGPLEGLADLAGGAHLIVVNAGDPDGPMPEGADAPPPSPELEDRAADALDAALERGVGVLAVHSAASTLRELPAFGAALGARWIDGRSWHPPIGEARVRIVGDHEIADGLADFTVFDERYSGMPLSGVIEPIAEHVEDGIRHPLIWARELAPSRLVYSALGHDARAYESDEYRELLGRALAWLAEVPAATFF; encoded by the coding sequence ATGCGCGCCGTCATCCTGAGCGGGGCCGGCCGGACGGCCGACCCCTGGCATCCATACCCCGAGACGAGCGCCGCGCTCGCCGACATCGTGCGGGCCGCCGGGTTCGAACCCGAGATCGCCGACGGACCCCTCGAGGGCCTGGCCGATCTGGCCGGCGGGGCGCACCTCATCGTCGTGAACGCCGGCGACCCCGACGGGCCCATGCCGGAGGGTGCGGATGCCCCGCCGCCGTCGCCCGAGCTCGAAGACCGCGCCGCCGACGCGCTCGACGCCGCCCTGGAGCGCGGCGTCGGCGTGCTCGCGGTGCACTCGGCGGCATCCACGCTGCGCGAACTGCCCGCCTTCGGCGCGGCGCTCGGCGCGCGGTGGATCGACGGCCGTTCCTGGCACCCGCCGATCGGCGAGGCGCGCGTGCGCATCGTCGGCGACCACGAGATCGCCGACGGCCTCGCCGACTTCACGGTGTTCGACGAGCGCTACAGCGGGATGCCGCTGTCGGGCGTGATCGAGCCGATCGCCGAGCATGTCGAAGACGGCATCCGGCATCCGCTGATCTGGGCGCGGGAGCTCGCCCCGTCGCGGCTCGTGTACTCGGCGCTCGGCCACGACGCCCGCGCCTACGAGTCGGACGAGTACCGGGAGCTCCTCGGGCGTGCGCTCGCCTGGCTCGCCGAGGTGCCTGCGGCGACGTTCTTTTAG
- a CDS encoding LCP family protein, producing MRVRSCHARAAASTAGMRPARPAPPDPHSEDLIDPAARHRRRPHARARAARVLARVGAGAACLLIAGVSTAAYFAWDLLNAVSSNSVDIGSGDAPHITGLGAVDGGFDMLIVGTDNDADQGDAYGERDATLNDVNIWLHVAADHSRAVAMSFPRDLVIPHPECTDPDTGETFDAMSAQPVNVAYERGGIACVAATLGTLTGEPFEYAAAVSFGGVVALSNAVGGVEICVQEAIDDPDAGLVLPAGTSVVQGETALGFLRTRHGIGDGSDLSRISNQQSFLSSLIRKAKSDETLGDPGKLVALGQVAADHMKLSTSMANPLTMASLALTLKDVPLESIVFVQYPGSTGSEEFPGKVVPIEWQAEELIAKIVADEPFGLGEDALGPGVAEDPASGADAGGAVDSGAAVDAGGSADGEPADGEPADGEPADGAADAGAGAADGADAAAPPASTPPETLDGIRGQSASQRTCAEAYSG from the coding sequence ATGCGGGTACGCTCATGCCACGCGCGCGCCGCGGCATCCACCGCGGGCATGCGCCCCGCCCGCCCGGCCCCGCCCGATCCGCACTCCGAGGACCTCATCGACCCCGCCGCCCGACACCGCCGCCGCCCGCACGCGCGGGCGCGCGCCGCCCGTGTGCTCGCACGCGTCGGCGCCGGTGCGGCCTGCCTGCTCATCGCCGGCGTGTCGACGGCGGCCTATTTCGCCTGGGATCTGCTGAACGCGGTGTCGTCGAACTCGGTCGACATCGGTTCGGGGGATGCGCCGCACATCACCGGCCTCGGCGCCGTCGACGGCGGGTTCGACATGCTCATCGTCGGCACCGACAACGACGCCGACCAGGGCGACGCCTACGGCGAACGCGACGCGACCCTGAACGATGTGAACATCTGGCTGCACGTCGCGGCCGATCATTCGCGGGCGGTTGCGATGAGTTTTCCGCGCGACCTCGTCATCCCGCATCCCGAATGCACCGACCCCGACACCGGCGAGACGTTCGACGCGATGTCGGCGCAACCGGTGAACGTCGCCTACGAACGCGGCGGCATCGCCTGCGTGGCGGCGACGCTCGGCACGTTGACGGGGGAGCCGTTCGAGTATGCGGCGGCGGTGTCGTTCGGCGGCGTCGTCGCGCTCAGCAACGCGGTCGGCGGGGTGGAGATCTGCGTGCAGGAGGCCATCGACGACCCGGATGCCGGCCTCGTGCTGCCGGCCGGCACGAGCGTCGTGCAGGGCGAGACGGCGCTCGGGTTCCTGCGCACCCGGCACGGCATCGGCGACGGCAGCGACCTGTCGCGCATCTCGAACCAGCAGTCGTTCCTGTCGTCGCTGATCCGCAAGGCGAAGTCGGACGAGACGCTCGGCGACCCCGGCAAGCTCGTCGCGCTCGGGCAGGTCGCCGCCGACCACATGAAGCTCTCGACGTCGATGGCGAACCCGTTGACGATGGCGTCGCTCGCGCTGACGCTGAAGGATGTGCCGCTCGAGAGCATCGTCTTCGTGCAGTACCCGGGTTCGACGGGGTCGGAGGAGTTCCCGGGCAAGGTCGTGCCGATCGAGTGGCAGGCCGAGGAGCTCATCGCGAAGATCGTCGCCGACGAACCGTTCGGGCTCGGCGAGGACGCCCTCGGGCCGGGTGTGGCGGAGGACCCGGCGTCGGGTGCGGATGCCGGGGGCGCGGTGGATTCCGGGGCTGCGGTGGATGCCGGTGGCTCCGCCGACGGTGAGCCCGCCGACGGTGAGCCCGCCGACGGTGAGCCCGCCGACGGTGCGGCCGACGCGGGCGCCGGCGCAGCCGACGGCGCCGATGCCGCGGCGCCCCCGGCATCCACCCCGCCCGAGACCCTCGACGGCATCCGCGGCCAGTCGGCCTCGCAGCGCACCTGCGCGGAGGCCTACAGCGGGTAG
- a CDS encoding cupin domain-containing protein, with translation MTAYEVLEIGALDEWRDHHGGFRPDSARDGRRVVDHELESQYIGLTANALEPGEEAGYWHTHARIEELYVFLGGRGQMGLDDEVVEVGPGTVVRVGPGVARTWRAAPGGSEQLRWLCIRAGGTELPQFPDDSERHPERPMPWTA, from the coding sequence ATGACGGCTTACGAAGTGCTCGAGATCGGCGCCCTCGACGAGTGGCGCGACCACCACGGCGGGTTCCGCCCCGACAGTGCGCGCGACGGGCGACGGGTCGTGGATCACGAACTCGAGTCGCAGTACATCGGCCTCACGGCCAACGCGCTCGAGCCCGGCGAGGAGGCCGGGTACTGGCACACGCATGCGCGCATCGAAGAGCTGTACGTGTTCCTCGGCGGCCGCGGGCAGATGGGTCTGGACGACGAGGTCGTCGAGGTCGGGCCGGGCACGGTCGTCCGTGTCGGCCCCGGCGTCGCCCGCACGTGGCGGGCCGCGCCGGGCGGCAGCGAGCAGCTGCGCTGGCTCTGCATCCGCGCCGGCGGCACCGAGCTGCCGCAGTTCCCCGACGACTCCGAGCGGCATCCTGAGCGGCCGATGCCGTGGACGGCGTGA
- a CDS encoding peptidoglycan-binding domain-containing protein, with product MSRRPSARAGLIVLGALLAVGVGAGATALALQPIVPASLAEADAPKAAPVAAQRFADERAVQLIVSEPQPLEVAAPAAGTLTSWSCAPGAELASGAGIAVIDDRPVIALATGIPLWRDLAPGDEGDDVAALQTELARLGFDVAADGELGGGTLDALGELFARAGGDDDVDRVERARTVWSPAAAVPIRSCDATVGRQLAPGDALLTLASTPASARLAEMPADLIEGERVLVVDDRTFPVDAEGVVASADARIGITTTIAFRTAQANEGTLMIPATLALAEAAEVSSVPPQSVFGIEGADGCVLADGEARPVHIVGSQLGQTFVTFTGGPPPGEVALDPGEHACA from the coding sequence ATGAGCCGCCGACCGTCCGCACGGGCCGGGCTCATCGTGCTCGGCGCGCTTCTGGCCGTCGGCGTCGGTGCGGGGGCGACGGCGCTCGCCCTGCAGCCGATCGTGCCGGCGAGCCTCGCCGAAGCGGATGCCCCGAAGGCGGCGCCGGTGGCGGCGCAGCGTTTCGCCGATGAGCGGGCCGTGCAGCTCATCGTCTCCGAACCGCAGCCGCTCGAAGTCGCCGCTCCGGCGGCCGGCACGCTGACGTCGTGGAGCTGTGCGCCGGGGGCCGAGCTCGCCTCGGGTGCCGGCATCGCCGTGATCGACGATCGACCGGTGATCGCGCTCGCGACGGGCATCCCGCTCTGGCGCGACCTCGCCCCGGGCGACGAGGGCGATGACGTCGCAGCCCTGCAGACCGAACTCGCGCGACTCGGCTTCGACGTCGCGGCCGACGGCGAACTCGGCGGCGGCACCCTCGACGCCCTCGGCGAACTGTTCGCACGCGCCGGCGGCGACGATGACGTCGACCGCGTCGAACGTGCACGCACCGTGTGGTCGCCCGCGGCAGCGGTGCCGATCCGCAGCTGCGACGCGACCGTGGGCCGGCAGCTCGCCCCCGGCGACGCGTTGCTCACCCTGGCATCCACCCCGGCATCCGCTCGCCTCGCCGAGATGCCCGCCGACCTCATCGAGGGCGAACGCGTGCTCGTGGTCGACGATCGCACCTTCCCGGTGGATGCCGAGGGCGTCGTCGCCTCGGCCGACGCCCGCATCGGCATCACGACCACGATCGCGTTCCGCACCGCACAGGCGAACGAGGGCACTCTCATGATCCCGGCGACGCTGGCGCTCGCCGAAGCCGCCGAGGTCTCGTCGGTGCCGCCGCAGTCGGTCTTCGGCATCGAGGGTGCCGATGGATGCGTGCTCGCCGACGGGGAGGCGCGCCCGGTTCACATCGTCGGTTCGCAGCTCGGGCAGACGTTCGTGACGTTCACCGGCGGCCCACCGCCGGGCGAGGTCGCCCTCGACCCCGGCGAGCACGCATGCGCGTGA
- a CDS encoding ATP-binding cassette domain-containing protein, with product MRVTLTGLGHRFAGQPWLFRGLDALLRPGEVTALTGPSGSGKSTLLNLIAGWADPAEGIVVREGVDRIGWVFQNPFGPPRRTALDLVAYPLLARGTPRATAAEEALGTLDRFGLAALADREFRSLSGGEAQRLMLARAIAAGPELLLIDEPTAQLDPVTADTVNAVIGRLAEQRTIIVIATHDPRTRDACTAHVDLGERVAGDRAERVRVDARP from the coding sequence ATGCGCGTGACGCTCACCGGCCTCGGGCACCGTTTTGCCGGCCAGCCCTGGTTGTTCCGTGGACTCGACGCCCTGCTGCGGCCGGGCGAGGTCACCGCCCTCACCGGCCCCTCGGGGTCCGGCAAGTCGACGCTGCTGAATCTCATCGCCGGCTGGGCGGACCCAGCCGAGGGCATCGTCGTGCGCGAGGGCGTCGATCGCATCGGCTGGGTGTTCCAGAACCCGTTCGGCCCGCCGCGGCGCACCGCGCTCGACCTCGTCGCCTACCCGCTGCTCGCCCGCGGAACGCCGCGGGCGACGGCCGCCGAAGAAGCGCTCGGCACGCTCGACCGATTCGGTCTCGCCGCGCTCGCCGACCGCGAGTTCCGCTCCCTCTCCGGCGGGGAGGCGCAACGGCTCATGCTCGCCCGGGCGATCGCCGCGGGCCCCGAACTGCTGCTCATCGACGAACCGACCGCGCAGCTCGACCCGGTCACCGCCGACACCGTCAACGCGGTCATCGGCCGCCTCGCCGAGCAGCGCACGATCATCGTCATCGCCACGCACGACCCGCGCACACGCGACGCGTGCACGGCGCACGTCGACCTCGGCGAACGGGTGGCGGGCGATCGGGCGGAACGGGTGCGGGTCGATGCGCGCCCGTGA
- a CDS encoding PLDc N-terminal domain-containing protein, whose product MEPVVIVVAVSAVALWLGALAFALTQIAKHEDLNSIEKTVWVVAVLMFPLGGSVVWYAAGPHPFGLRIQAGLR is encoded by the coding sequence ATGGAACCCGTCGTCATCGTCGTCGCAGTGTCGGCGGTCGCGCTGTGGCTGGGGGCGCTGGCATTCGCGCTCACGCAGATCGCGAAGCACGAGGATCTCAACTCGATCGAGAAAACCGTGTGGGTCGTCGCGGTGCTGATGTTCCCGCTCGGCGGTTCGGTCGTCTGGTACGCCGCCGGCCCGCACCCGTTCGGCCTCCGCATCCAGGCCGGGCTCCGCTGA
- a CDS encoding MFS transporter — protein MFRSLAHRNYRIWFVGALVSNVGAWMQATAQNWVVLTELSDNDALAVGITMALQFAPQFILVPITGLIADRFDRRKILIATQSALGILALALGALLILGHAQLWHLYVFALLLGIVNAVDNPARQTFVADLVSGSDMSNAVALNSASFNTARMIGPAVGGFLIVLVGSGWVFVINAVTFIAVIAALMALRKGVKRTARAPRQPGQLVAGFRYVWTRPDLLVVFVIVFLIGAFGMNFPIFSSTMAVEFGRGAGEYGILNSILAIGSLAGALMAARRERARMRVIILASGFFGLAALLSSVMPTYWTFAASTILIGFGSVTLLTTANGYVQTTTDPLLRGRVMALYMAILSGGTPLGAPIVGAVADGWGPRWGLGIAAVAGVLACIIGLGWLVFSRGMRVVRHPSRKWMPSVSYLEPPTAAIAVPVTAPAPIIVRAAPAGEAARVREAGAADAGAGSAGAEPAAPRRTADTGPITRRPLAEVTERAEAADVLPEDFSDEAALTSPIRLPKLPRREG, from the coding sequence ATGTTCCGCTCCCTCGCCCACCGCAACTACCGCATCTGGTTCGTCGGCGCCCTCGTCTCCAACGTCGGGGCGTGGATGCAGGCCACCGCCCAGAACTGGGTCGTGCTCACCGAACTCAGCGACAACGATGCGCTCGCGGTCGGCATCACCATGGCCCTCCAGTTCGCCCCGCAGTTCATCCTCGTGCCCATCACCGGCCTCATCGCCGACCGCTTCGACCGCCGCAAGATCCTCATCGCGACGCAGAGCGCCCTCGGCATCCTCGCCCTCGCCCTCGGCGCCCTCCTCATCCTCGGCCACGCCCAGCTCTGGCACCTCTACGTCTTCGCACTGCTCCTCGGCATCGTGAACGCCGTCGACAACCCCGCCCGGCAGACCTTCGTCGCCGACCTCGTCTCGGGCTCCGACATGTCCAACGCCGTCGCCCTGAACTCGGCCTCGTTCAACACCGCCCGCATGATCGGCCCCGCCGTCGGCGGCTTCCTCATCGTCCTCGTCGGCTCCGGCTGGGTGTTCGTCATCAACGCCGTCACCTTCATCGCCGTCATCGCCGCGCTCATGGCCCTCCGCAAGGGCGTGAAACGCACCGCCCGCGCGCCTCGCCAGCCCGGCCAGCTCGTCGCCGGCTTCCGCTACGTGTGGACGAGACCCGACCTGCTCGTCGTCTTCGTCATCGTCTTCCTCATCGGCGCGTTCGGCATGAACTTCCCGATCTTCTCGTCCACGATGGCCGTCGAGTTCGGCCGCGGGGCCGGCGAATACGGCATCCTGAACTCGATCCTCGCGATCGGCTCGCTCGCCGGCGCCCTCATGGCCGCCCGCCGCGAACGCGCCCGCATGCGCGTCATCATCCTCGCCTCCGGCTTCTTCGGGCTCGCCGCACTGCTGTCGTCGGTGATGCCCACGTACTGGACGTTCGCGGCATCCACCATCCTCATCGGCTTCGGCTCGGTCACCCTGCTGACCACGGCGAACGGGTACGTGCAGACCACCACCGACCCCCTGCTGCGCGGGCGCGTCATGGCGCTGTATATGGCGATCCTCTCCGGCGGCACGCCGCTCGGCGCGCCCATCGTCGGCGCCGTCGCCGACGGCTGGGGCCCGCGATGGGGGCTCGGGATCGCCGCCGTCGCCGGCGTGCTCGCCTGCATCATCGGGCTCGGCTGGCTCGTGTTCTCGCGCGGTATGCGCGTGGTGCGGCATCCCTCCCGCAAGTGGATGCCGTCGGTCAGCTACCTCGAACCGCCCACCGCCGCGATCGCGGTGCCCGTGACGGCGCCGGCGCCGATCATCGTGCGGGCCGCGCCCGCCGGCGAGGCGGCCCGCGTGCGTGAGGCCGGTGCGGCGGATGCCGGGGCCGGCTCGGCGGGCGCCGAGCCCGCCGCACCGCGCCGCACAGCCGACACCGGCCCCATCACCCGTCGGCCGCTCGCCGAGGTCACCGAACGCGCCGAAGCCGCCGACGTCCTCCCCGAGGACTTCTCGGATGAGGCGGCGCTCACCTCCCCCATCCGCCTCCCGAAGCTGCCCCGGCGGGAGGGGTAG
- a CDS encoding MarR family winged helix-turn-helix transcriptional regulator yields the protein MAKTIAEQSTELRMAVFRLSRRIRAQKADQALSDAQFAVLGGLNRHGTQTLTQLAESEKVSAPSMNRTVNCLEEAGYLVREPDAADRRKTNISLSDDGRALVKATLRKRDAWLTERLRELSKEERETIARAVELIGGIATQ from the coding sequence ATGGCCAAGACGATCGCAGAGCAGAGCACCGAACTGCGCATGGCCGTGTTCCGGCTCTCCCGGCGCATCCGCGCCCAGAAAGCCGATCAGGCCCTCTCCGACGCGCAGTTCGCGGTGCTGGGCGGCCTGAACCGACACGGCACGCAGACGCTCACCCAGCTCGCCGAGAGCGAGAAGGTGTCGGCCCCGTCGATGAACCGCACGGTCAACTGCCTCGAAGAGGCCGGCTACCTCGTGCGCGAACCCGACGCCGCCGACCGCCGCAAAACCAACATCTCGCTGAGCGACGACGGGCGCGCTCTCGTCAAGGCCACCCTGCGCAAACGCGACGCCTGGCTCACCGAGCGCCTGCGGGAGCTGTCCAAAGAAGAGCGGGAGACCATCGCCCGCGCCGTCGAACTGATCGGAGGAATCGCCACCCAGTGA
- a CDS encoding bifunctional sugar phosphate isomerase/epimerase/4-hydroxyphenylpyruvate dioxygenase family protein, translating to MLTSIATVCLSGGLVEKLHACAAAGFDGVEIMDADLIAAYESPEEIRALCDRLGLTIDMFQPMRDIEGVSDDVFAENLRRAEAKFDIMQRLGTDLVLVCSNVATASVDDDAVAAAQLGLLADAAAARGIRIAYEALAWGRYVDDYRHAWRLVELADRPNLGVCLDSFHILSRGHDPAAIEEIPAEKIFFLQLADAPRLDMDVLSWSRHHRLFPGEGDFDLTGFLAHVQRAGYTGPLSLEVFNDTFRQTDVTRTAAHARRSLSWLADRTARERGTWADRLPEPQRAQGIDFVEIGGGDLDAVDRLLDRLGFAFRGRHRTKPVRLWTAGDARIILNEQLRAERPRLSAFGLVVADAASAAARADALGAPAVYRRSYAGEQELPAVASPDGTEVYWNDAPDGWLAEFEGGRGVESFGGRVDHINVAYPWQDFDEAVLFMTSAVGLDAEPPADVPGPQGLVRSQVMRSRDGIVRLPMNLAPPTAPMPSRHIAIRTGDVIGVARAARARGLDFLPVPDNYYDDLAARFALDPELLATLRELDLLYDRDDAGEFIHFYTPTIGDVFLEIVERRGGYDGYGALNAPVRLAAQRRAGVGA from the coding sequence ATGCTGACCTCCATAGCCACCGTCTGCCTCTCCGGCGGCCTGGTCGAGAAACTCCACGCCTGCGCCGCCGCAGGCTTCGACGGAGTCGAGATCATGGACGCCGACCTCATCGCCGCCTACGAATCGCCCGAGGAGATCCGCGCCCTCTGCGACCGCCTCGGCCTCACGATCGACATGTTCCAGCCGATGCGCGACATCGAAGGCGTCAGCGACGACGTCTTCGCCGAGAACCTGCGCCGCGCCGAGGCCAAGTTCGACATCATGCAGCGCCTCGGCACCGACCTCGTGCTCGTCTGCAGCAACGTCGCCACGGCATCCGTCGACGACGACGCCGTCGCCGCCGCCCAACTCGGCCTCCTCGCCGACGCGGCAGCTGCCCGCGGCATCCGCATCGCCTACGAAGCCCTCGCCTGGGGCCGCTACGTCGACGACTACCGGCACGCCTGGCGCCTCGTCGAACTCGCCGACCGGCCGAACCTCGGCGTCTGCCTCGACAGCTTCCACATCCTCTCCCGCGGGCACGACCCCGCCGCCATCGAGGAGATCCCGGCCGAGAAGATCTTCTTCCTGCAACTGGCCGACGCTCCCCGCCTCGACATGGACGTGCTCTCGTGGAGCCGCCACCACCGCCTCTTCCCGGGCGAAGGCGACTTCGACCTCACCGGCTTCCTCGCCCACGTGCAGCGTGCCGGCTACACCGGGCCGCTCTCGCTCGAGGTCTTCAACGACACCTTCCGGCAGACCGACGTCACCCGCACCGCCGCCCACGCCCGCCGCTCGCTCAGCTGGCTCGCCGACCGCACCGCCCGCGAACGCGGCACCTGGGCCGACCGGCTGCCCGAACCCCAGCGGGCGCAGGGCATCGACTTCGTCGAGATCGGGGGAGGCGACCTCGACGCCGTGGATCGCCTGCTCGACCGGCTCGGCTTCGCCTTCCGCGGCAGGCACCGCACGAAGCCCGTCCGGCTCTGGACCGCCGGCGACGCCCGCATCATCCTGAACGAGCAGCTGCGCGCCGAACGCCCCCGCCTCTCGGCATTCGGGCTCGTCGTCGCCGACGCCGCCTCGGCCGCCGCCCGCGCCGACGCCCTCGGCGCACCGGCCGTCTACCGCCGCAGCTACGCCGGCGAGCAGGAGCTGCCGGCCGTCGCCTCGCCCGACGGCACCGAGGTGTACTGGAACGACGCCCCCGACGGCTGGCTGGCCGAGTTCGAAGGCGGCCGCGGGGTCGAATCGTTCGGCGGCCGCGTCGATCACATCAACGTCGCCTACCCCTGGCAGGACTTCGACGAAGCCGTGCTGTTCATGACGAGCGCCGTCGGCCTCGACGCCGAACCCCCCGCCGACGTGCCCGGCCCGCAAGGCCTCGTCCGCAGCCAGGTCATGCGATCCCGCGACGGCATCGTGCGCCTGCCGATGAACCTCGCCCCGCCGACCGCGCCCATGCCGAGCCGGCACATCGCGATCCGCACTGGCGACGTCATCGGCGTCGCCCGCGCCGCCCGCGCGCGCGGCCTCGACTTCCTGCCCGTGCCCGACAACTACTACGACGACCTCGCCGCCCGCTTCGCCCTCGACCCGGAGCTGCTGGCCACGCTCCGCGAGCTCGACCTGCTCTACGACCGCGACGACGCCGGCGAATTCATCCACTTCTACACGCCGACGATCGGCGACGTCTTCCTCGAGATCGTCGAACGGCGCGGCGGCTACGACGGGTACGGGGCGCTGAACGCGCCGGTGCGGCTCGCCGCGCAGCGCCGGGCGGGGGTCGGCGCATGA
- the aroQ gene encoding type II 3-dehydroquinate dehydratase — MLNGPNLNLLGTREPALYGRETLADAVALAEAAAAGEGFAIRAVQHNSEGALVDAVHAAREDCDAIVVNAGGYTHTSVALRDALTGVALPFAEVHVTNVHAREPFRHHSYLSDVAACVIVGAGIQGYAFAVQRLAAVLRA, encoded by the coding sequence GTGCTGAACGGCCCCAACCTGAACCTGCTCGGCACGCGCGAACCGGCCCTCTACGGCCGCGAGACCCTCGCCGATGCGGTCGCGCTCGCCGAGGCGGCCGCGGCGGGGGAGGGGTTCGCGATCCGTGCCGTGCAGCACAATTCGGAAGGGGCGCTGGTGGATGCCGTGCACGCCGCCCGCGAGGACTGCGATGCGATCGTCGTGAACGCCGGCGGGTACACGCATACCTCGGTGGCGCTCCGAGATGCGCTGACGGGGGTGGCGCTGCCGTTCGCCGAGGTGCACGTCACGAACGTGCATGCGCGCGAGCCGTTCCGGCACCACTCCTATCTGTCCGACGTCGCCGCGTGCGTCATCGTGGGTGCCGGCATCCAGGGCTACGCCTTCGCCGTGCAGCGGCTCGCGGCGGTGTTGCGCGCCTAA
- a CDS encoding TRAP transporter small permease, whose translation MTDAPPPRARILRRIAGAIGVVEITIGVIALLTILVLVFIQALQRYLPGDGIAWSGEIAKFSLIWLTFSAAGLLITTRGHIALEIMDSLPNPMAVRIVQTFALVCVAVIGFGLTMEAIALIETQGIVKSPVLRIPMSWIYIPVLIGMVSTTIRSAIAAVDIAWHGPVLADVEDTIEGASA comes from the coding sequence GTGACCGACGCCCCACCCCCGCGAGCGCGCATCCTGCGCCGCATCGCCGGCGCCATCGGCGTCGTCGAGATCACCATCGGCGTGATCGCGCTGCTGACGATCCTCGTGCTCGTCTTCATCCAGGCCCTGCAACGCTACCTGCCCGGCGACGGCATCGCCTGGTCGGGCGAGATCGCGAAGTTCTCGCTCATCTGGCTGACGTTCTCGGCCGCCGGCCTGCTCATCACCACCCGCGGCCACATCGCCCTCGAGATCATGGACTCGCTGCCGAACCCCATGGCCGTGCGCATCGTGCAGACCTTCGCCCTCGTCTGCGTCGCCGTCATCGGCTTCGGCCTCACCATGGAGGCCATCGCCCTCATCGAGACGCAGGGCATCGTGAAGTCGCCCGTGCTGCGCATCCCCATGTCCTGGATCTACATCCCCGTCCTCATCGGCATGGTGAGCACCACCATCCGCTCCGCCATCGCCGCCGTCGACATCGCGTGGCACGGCCCCGTGCTCGCCGACGTCGAAGACACCATCGAAGGAGCCTCCGCGTGA
- a CDS encoding TRAP transporter large permease, protein MSLALLGIAIAVLLVLRVPVAFAFLGPSLAYMIIEGQSAGMALRYVGNAAASFPLLAVPLFILLGALANHAGIADRLFRFAMAVLAKVRGNLGYVAVGTSVGFSWMSGSAVADAAALGKVQIPAMLKAGYGRRFATGVSASSSLIAPVMPPSIPAVIFSGLAAVSTGALFAASVVPAILMAAGLCIVVWVLVRRNPAIQAGRFDKAEVLASLKGVVLPLFAPFIILGGILGGFFTPTEAAAVGVVYILLVGIVQRSLSFKGFIRSLVETVTTTAGIMLIVASASLLGYILAKERLPQMLTEFMFGITSNPTVFLALCVVLCLILGTVIDATAILTLIVPILMPIALRYEVDPIVLGVIIIISLMIGLLTPPVGTVLFVTAAISKTRIGEVFRGCLPFIIPSLVIVILAVLFPDAVLWLPEVLGL, encoded by the coding sequence GTGAGCCTCGCCCTCCTCGGCATCGCCATCGCGGTGCTGCTCGTCCTCCGCGTGCCCGTCGCCTTCGCCTTCCTCGGGCCCTCCCTGGCCTACATGATCATCGAAGGCCAGTCGGCCGGCATGGCCCTGCGCTACGTCGGCAACGCCGCCGCCAGCTTCCCGCTGCTGGCCGTGCCGCTCTTCATCCTCCTCGGCGCCCTCGCCAACCACGCCGGCATCGCCGACCGCCTGTTCCGCTTCGCGATGGCCGTGCTCGCCAAGGTGCGCGGCAACCTCGGCTACGTCGCCGTCGGCACGAGCGTCGGCTTCTCGTGGATGAGCGGATCCGCCGTCGCCGACGCCGCAGCCCTCGGCAAGGTGCAGATCCCCGCGATGCTGAAGGCCGGCTACGGGCGCCGCTTCGCGACCGGCGTCTCGGCCTCCTCCTCCCTCATCGCCCCTGTGATGCCGCCGAGCATCCCCGCCGTCATCTTCTCGGGACTCGCGGCCGTGTCGACCGGGGCGCTGTTCGCGGCATCCGTCGTGCCCGCCATCCTCATGGCCGCAGGCCTCTGCATCGTCGTCTGGGTGCTCGTCCGGCGAAACCCCGCCATCCAGGCCGGCCGCTTCGACAAAGCCGAAGTGCTCGCCTCGCTGAAGGGCGTCGTGCTGCCGCTGTTCGCCCCGTTCATCATCCTCGGCGGCATCCTCGGCGGCTTCTTCACCCCCACCGAGGCGGCCGCGGTCGGCGTCGTCTACATCCTCCTCGTCGGCATCGTGCAGCGCTCGTTGTCGTTCAAGGGCTTCATCCGCAGCCTCGTCGAGACCGTGACGACGACCGCCGGCATCATGCTCATCGTCGCCAGCGCCTCGCTCCTCGGCTACATCCTCGCCAAGGAACGCCTGCCGCAGATGCTCACCGAGTTCATGTTCGGCATCACCTCGAACCCGACCGTGTTCCTCGCCCTCTGCGTCGTGCTCTGCCTCATCCTCGGCACCGTCATCGACGCGACCGCGATCCTCACCCTCATCGTGCCGATCCTCATGCCGATCGCGCTGCGCTACGAGGTCGACCCGATCGTGCTCGGCGTCATCATCATCATCTCGCTCATGATCGGCCTGCTCACCCCGCCCGTCGGCACCGTGCTGTTCGTCACAGCCGCGATCTCGAAAACCAGGATCGGCGAGGTGTTCCGCGGCTGCCTGCCGTTCATCATCCCCTCGCTCGTCATCGTGATCCTCGCCGTGCTGTTCCCCGACGCCGTGCTGTGGCTGCCGGAGGTGCTCGGCCTGTGA